The following coding sequences are from one Comamonas koreensis window:
- a CDS encoding LysR family transcriptional regulator, whose amino-acid sequence MKTTSGLDVRALKIFEAVASSGSLSKGAAALGVTQSAVSQTITQIEAILQTQVFDRSQRPFKLTPAGIALSRRAGQIVEDMERLVVHVRDADLASRPAMRVGMIDSFAATAGPAIVKKVTESASQLLLWSGLANSHATALMKRQLDLIVTTDTLDDIDHIVRRSIFSEPFIAVIPKVREKEFKNADLTTLIEKMPLIRFSARSHFGALIERHLRRQGFTPRPYLEIDTSDVVMAMVAADLGWTITTPICLLQGRTYSGQITAIPLPGASLHRTIYQLSREGEYVDMAENCFQVSRSVMENDIFPDVRQLIPWLRSGIALS is encoded by the coding sequence ATGAAGACAACCTCGGGTCTCGATGTGCGCGCCTTGAAGATTTTCGAGGCCGTGGCGTCTTCGGGCAGCCTGTCCAAGGGGGCGGCGGCGCTGGGGGTCACGCAATCGGCGGTCTCACAGACGATCACGCAGATCGAGGCGATCTTGCAGACGCAGGTGTTTGACCGCTCGCAGCGGCCGTTCAAGCTCACGCCGGCAGGCATTGCGCTCAGCCGCCGGGCCGGGCAGATTGTCGAAGACATGGAGCGGCTGGTGGTGCATGTGCGCGATGCCGACCTGGCCAGCCGCCCAGCAATGCGTGTGGGCATGATCGACTCCTTTGCCGCCACGGCAGGGCCGGCCATCGTCAAGAAGGTCACCGAATCGGCCAGCCAGTTGCTGCTCTGGTCGGGTCTGGCCAACAGCCATGCGACGGCGCTGATGAAGCGCCAGCTCGACCTCATCGTCACCACCGACACGCTCGATGACATTGACCACATCGTGCGCCGCTCGATCTTCTCCGAGCCCTTTATCGCGGTGATCCCCAAGGTGCGCGAGAAAGAGTTCAAGAACGCCGACCTCACCACCTTGATCGAGAAGATGCCGCTGATCCGCTTCAGCGCCCGCTCCCACTTTGGCGCGCTGATCGAGCGCCACCTGCGCCGCCAGGGCTTCACGCCCCGCCCCTATCTGGAGATCGACACCTCCGACGTGGTGATGGCCATGGTCGCCGCCGACCTGGGCTGGACCATCACCACCCCCATCTGCCTGCTGCAGGGCCGCACCTACAGCGGGCAGATCACTGCCATTCCGCTGCCCGGCGCCAGCCTGCACCGCACCATCTACCAGCTCTCCCGGGAGGGGGAGTATGTGGACATGGCCGAGAACTGCTTCCAAGTGAGCAGAAGCGTCATGGAAAACGACATCTTTCCCGATGTACGCCAACTGATCCCCTGGCTCAGAAGCGGGATCGCGCTGAGCTAG
- a CDS encoding SDR family oxidoreductase produces MQNRQPLIVITGASSGIGLATAQLFSSLGHPLLLLARRLEPMQALNLPGTLALSVDVTDRAALAAAVQQGEARFGPADAIVNNAGVMLLGEITRQDPDQWDRMLDVNVKGVLNGVHAVAAGMVQRQRGSIINVSSVAGRKTFPNHVAYVGTKFAVHGLTENLREELAAHHVRVTTIAPGAVETELLGHTTDAAIKSGYEDWKTAMGGKVLAAQDVANAIHYAYAQPAGVCIREIVLAATRQQA; encoded by the coding sequence ATGCAAAACCGCCAACCCCTGATCGTTATCACCGGTGCCAGCTCGGGCATTGGCCTGGCCACCGCGCAGCTGTTTTCGTCGCTCGGCCACCCGCTGCTGCTGCTGGCGCGCCGGCTCGAGCCCATGCAGGCGCTGAACCTGCCTGGCACGCTGGCGCTCTCCGTCGACGTGACCGACCGCGCCGCACTGGCCGCCGCCGTGCAGCAAGGCGAAGCGCGCTTTGGCCCGGCCGATGCCATCGTCAACAACGCCGGCGTCATGCTGCTGGGCGAGATCACGCGCCAGGACCCGGACCAGTGGGACCGCATGCTCGACGTGAATGTCAAAGGCGTGCTCAACGGCGTGCATGCCGTTGCCGCCGGCATGGTGCAGCGCCAGCGCGGCAGTATCATCAATGTGAGCTCGGTTGCGGGCCGCAAGACCTTCCCCAACCATGTGGCCTATGTCGGCACCAAGTTTGCCGTGCATGGCCTGACGGAGAACCTGCGCGAAGAACTCGCTGCCCACCATGTGCGCGTGACCACCATCGCCCCCGGCGCGGTGGAGACCGAGCTGCTCGGCCACACCACGGATGCGGCCATCAAGTCCGGCTATGAGGACTGGAAAACTGCCATGGGCGGCAAGGTGCTGGCGGCCCAGGATGTGGCCAACGCCATCCACTACGCCTATGCGCAGCCGGCCGGCGTCTGCATTCGCGAAATCGTGCTGGCCGCAACGCGCCAGCAAGCCTAA
- a CDS encoding LysR family transcriptional regulator has translation MDYRQFRAFVAVFEERNITAAAQRLHLSQPALSGSIRLLEEALGTALFVRKARGVEVTDDARALYPQLRRMVAEADDLAQRFRQRGARARLTIGVEEDVARSTVQHLAATARACVPGLQLHLLAQCEGDARLASEELRCEDELFLPLLSERYVLALPAQALPPDNAAATPQDTATDWIVCPSHASHQRLVPLYGSRADTPAALAGNFSLALDLVAAGVGRAIVPESLAQAIPGVQTQPLEVELKRRIGLCYNVQALGNGALAQLRHGVLGA, from the coding sequence ATGGACTACCGCCAATTCCGCGCCTTTGTGGCCGTCTTTGAAGAGCGCAATATCACCGCCGCCGCACAGCGCCTGCACCTGAGCCAGCCGGCGCTGTCGGGCAGCATCCGCCTGCTGGAAGAGGCCCTGGGCACGGCGCTGTTTGTGCGCAAGGCGCGGGGGGTGGAGGTGACGGACGACGCCCGCGCGCTCTACCCCCAGCTGCGCCGCATGGTGGCCGAGGCCGACGACCTGGCCCAGCGCTTTCGCCAGCGCGGCGCGCGTGCGCGCCTGACCATTGGCGTCGAAGAAGATGTGGCCCGCAGCACCGTGCAGCACTTGGCCGCCACCGCCCGGGCTTGCGTGCCCGGCCTGCAGCTGCACCTGCTGGCGCAATGCGAGGGCGATGCGCGCCTGGCCAGCGAAGAGCTGCGCTGCGAGGACGAGCTGTTTTTACCGCTGCTTAGCGAGCGCTATGTGCTGGCCCTGCCCGCCCAAGCGCTGCCGCCAGACAACGCAGCAGCCACGCCGCAGGACACCGCCACCGACTGGATCGTCTGCCCCAGCCACGCCAGCCACCAGCGCCTGGTGCCCCTCTACGGCAGCCGCGCCGACACCCCCGCCGCGCTGGCCGGCAACTTCTCGCTGGCGCTGGACCTGGTCGCCGCCGGCGTGGGCCGGGCGATCGTGCCCGAATCCCTGGCGCAAGCAATACCGGGCGTGCAGACCCAGCCGCTGGAGGTGGAGCTCAAACGCCGCATTGGGCTGTGCTACAACGTGCAGGCGCTGGGCAATGGCGCGTTGGCGCAGTTGCGGCATGGGGTGTTGGGGGCTTGA
- a CDS encoding putative signal transducing protein, whose product MDQEVRFITVEIHDSAWQAHVCRALLESENIPAYLRSEHHIGLQWPMSRVLGGVRVVVPAHLLHQAQSLLAERDNGTLEQALEHDYPSDVRVCKRCDGTEFRRKTPLSAALATFLMLWLWSTPFPPGKEYFCKQCGAMAP is encoded by the coding sequence ATGGATCAGGAAGTTCGATTTATCACGGTGGAAATCCACGACAGTGCCTGGCAAGCCCATGTATGCCGTGCATTGCTGGAATCAGAAAACATTCCTGCCTATTTGCGCAGCGAACACCACATTGGTCTGCAATGGCCCATGTCGCGGGTACTTGGTGGCGTGCGCGTTGTAGTGCCTGCGCACCTGCTCCACCAGGCGCAGTCTTTGCTGGCCGAGCGCGACAACGGTACGCTGGAGCAAGCCTTGGAGCATGACTATCCCAGTGACGTGCGGGTATGCAAGCGCTGTGACGGCACGGAGTTCCGGCGCAAAACCCCTCTGAGCGCCGCATTGGCCACATTTTTGATGCTCTGGCTGTGGTCAACACCGTTCCCGCCCGGCAAGGAATATTTCTGTAAGCAATGCGGGGCCATGGCACCATAA
- a CDS encoding GNAT family N-acetyltransferase — protein MPYTVQHEEADSKGAFFINRDATRVAEMTYSRTNATMIIIDHTEVDDSLRGEGAGRQLLNALVAWARETHTKVLPLCPFAKAQFAKDASLRDVLS, from the coding sequence ATGCCCTACACCGTCCAACACGAAGAAGCCGATTCCAAAGGCGCGTTCTTTATCAACCGCGATGCCACACGCGTGGCCGAGATGACCTACAGCCGCACCAATGCCACGATGATCATCATCGACCACACGGAAGTGGATGATTCACTGCGCGGCGAAGGCGCAGGCCGCCAGCTGCTCAATGCCTTGGTAGCTTGGGCCCGTGAGACCCACACCAAGGTGCTGCCACTGTGCCCCTTTGCCAAGGCCCAGTTCGCCAAGGATGCGTCGCTGCGCGACGTGCTGTCCTGA
- a CDS encoding DUF2251 domain-containing protein — protein MPIVVTAQSTIQIGAAEPLQGNAPEGSYAAVFEDDGDTAYFYALDFANAEQPIQNALHIYNVADVSDKHLPSEVTIGWSTDGSKVVLLINGNPHAVFDFAAKHGYCRTAFPPPDADSGWSGHDWTDDTIELFATEA, from the coding sequence ATGCCCATCGTCGTTACCGCCCAGAGCACCATCCAGATCGGCGCTGCCGAGCCTCTTCAAGGCAATGCGCCCGAAGGCAGCTATGCGGCCGTGTTTGAAGACGATGGCGACACCGCCTACTTCTATGCGCTGGATTTTGCGAACGCCGAGCAACCCATCCAGAACGCGCTGCACATCTACAACGTAGCCGATGTCTCCGACAAGCACCTGCCGTCCGAGGTGACGATTGGCTGGTCCACCGACGGCAGCAAGGTCGTGCTGCTGATCAATGGCAACCCGCATGCCGTGTTTGATTTTGCGGCCAAGCATGGCTACTGCCGCACCGCCTTTCCGCCGCCTGATGCAGATTCCGGCTGGAGCGGCCATGACTGGACGGACGACACCATCGAGCTGTTTGCCACCGAAGCCTGA
- the gyrB gene encoding DNA topoisomerase (ATP-hydrolyzing) subunit B has protein sequence MTAENQPEQSPSTPGPDASGYGEGAIQILEGLEAVRKRPGMYIGDTSDGTGLHHLVFEVVDNSIDEALAGYCDDILVTIHADGSLSVVDNGRGIPTGVKMDDKHEPKRSAAEIALTELHAGGKFNQNSYKVSGGLHGVGVSCVNALSIKLKLIVRREGQVHQIDFSRGFVQNRLVEVVDGVEVSPMRIVGATEKRGTEVHFLPDQEIFKENYEFRYEILAKRLRELSFLNNGVRIRLKDERDGKEDDFSGAGGVQGFVEFINGTKKVLHPTVFHAEGSRPAETYGGIPGTEIGVEVAMQWNDGYNEQVLCFTNNIPQRDGGTHLTGLRAAMTRVIGKYIADHDLAKKAKVEVTGDDMREGLCAVLSVKVPEPKFSSQTKDKLVSSEVRAPVEDIVGKLLTEYLEEKPNDAKIICNKIVEAARAREAARKAREMTRRKGVLDGMGLPGKLADCQEKDPALSEIYIVEGDSAGGSAKQGRDRKFQAILPLRGKILNVEKARYEKLLSSSEIVTLITALGTGIGKVSEDSGKSSTDDYSLAKLRYHRIIIMTDADVDGAHIRTLLLTFFYRQMPDLVEAGHIYIAQPPLYKVKNGKEELYLKDGPALNQFLLRVALQGASVSTGGANPRTIDGEELGRLAGMHLAAETVIDRLSSYLDAEALRAIADGVQIRLDTLDDAMVCAPVLEAKLRELTTTGVPAEVTGELDPHTEKPILRISRHHHGNIKSSILTQEFVEGQDYAALAAEAQNFHGLLAEGAKVTRGEGEKAKMEKVTDFRQAMQWLISEAERTTARQRYKGLGEMNPEQLWETTMDPQVRSLLQVKVGDAIEADRVFTMLMGDEVEPRRDFIETNALRAGNIDV, from the coding sequence ATGACCGCAGAAAACCAGCCGGAACAATCCCCCAGCACGCCAGGCCCCGATGCCAGCGGCTATGGCGAAGGCGCCATCCAGATCCTGGAAGGGCTGGAGGCGGTGCGCAAACGCCCGGGCATGTACATCGGCGATACCTCGGACGGCACCGGCCTGCACCACCTGGTGTTTGAAGTGGTGGACAACTCCATTGACGAGGCCCTGGCCGGCTATTGCGACGACATCCTGGTGACCATCCACGCCGACGGCTCGCTGTCGGTGGTGGACAACGGCCGGGGCATTCCCACCGGCGTGAAGATGGATGACAAGCACGAGCCCAAGCGCTCGGCCGCTGAAATCGCGCTGACCGAGCTGCACGCCGGCGGCAAGTTCAACCAGAACAGCTACAAGGTCTCGGGCGGTCTGCACGGCGTGGGCGTGTCCTGCGTGAACGCGCTGTCCATCAAGCTCAAGCTCATCGTGCGCCGCGAAGGCCAGGTGCACCAGATCGATTTCTCGCGCGGCTTTGTGCAAAACCGCCTGGTCGAAGTGGTCGACGGCGTGGAAGTCTCGCCGATGCGCATTGTGGGCGCCACCGAGAAGCGCGGCACCGAAGTGCACTTCCTGCCCGACCAGGAAATCTTCAAGGAAAACTACGAGTTCCGCTACGAGATCCTGGCCAAGCGCCTGCGCGAGCTGTCCTTCCTGAACAACGGCGTGCGCATCCGCCTCAAGGACGAGCGCGATGGCAAGGAGGACGACTTCTCCGGCGCCGGCGGCGTGCAGGGCTTTGTCGAGTTCATCAACGGCACCAAGAAAGTGCTGCACCCCACCGTGTTCCACGCCGAAGGCAGCCGCCCGGCCGAGACCTATGGCGGCATCCCCGGCACCGAGATCGGTGTCGAAGTGGCCATGCAGTGGAACGACGGCTACAACGAGCAGGTGCTGTGCTTTACCAACAACATCCCCCAGCGTGACGGCGGCACCCATTTGACCGGCCTGCGCGCGGCGATGACCCGCGTCATCGGCAAGTACATCGCTGACCATGACCTGGCCAAGAAGGCCAAGGTCGAAGTCACCGGCGACGACATGCGCGAAGGCCTGTGCGCGGTGCTCAGCGTCAAGGTGCCCGAGCCCAAGTTCAGCAGCCAGACCAAGGACAAGCTGGTCTCCAGCGAAGTGCGCGCGCCCGTCGAGGACATCGTCGGCAAGCTGCTGACCGAGTACCTCGAAGAAAAGCCCAACGACGCCAAGATCATCTGCAACAAGATCGTTGAAGCGGCCCGCGCCCGTGAAGCGGCCCGCAAGGCCCGTGAAATGACGCGCCGCAAAGGCGTGCTCGACGGCATGGGCCTGCCCGGCAAGCTGGCCGACTGCCAGGAAAAAGACCCAGCGCTGTCTGAAATCTACATCGTCGAGGGTGACTCCGCAGGCGGCTCGGCCAAGCAAGGGCGTGACCGCAAGTTCCAGGCCATCCTGCCGCTGCGCGGCAAGATCCTGAACGTGGAAAAAGCCCGCTACGAAAAGCTGCTCTCCAGCAGCGAAATCGTGACCTTGATCACCGCGCTGGGCACCGGCATCGGCAAGGTGAGCGAAGACTCGGGCAAGAGCAGCACCGACGACTACAGCCTCGCCAAGCTGCGCTACCACCGCATCATCATCATGACCGATGCGGACGTCGACGGCGCCCACATCCGCACCTTGCTGCTGACCTTCTTCTACCGCCAGATGCCCGATCTGGTCGAAGCCGGCCACATCTACATTGCGCAGCCGCCACTGTACAAGGTCAAGAACGGCAAGGAAGAGCTGTACCTCAAGGACGGCCCTGCCCTCAACCAGTTCCTGCTGCGCGTGGCCCTGCAAGGCGCCAGCGTCAGCACCGGCGGCGCCAACCCGCGCACCATCGATGGTGAAGAGCTGGGCCGCCTGGCCGGCATGCACCTGGCCGCCGAAACCGTCATCGACCGCCTCTCATCCTACCTGGACGCCGAAGCGCTGCGCGCCATCGCCGACGGCGTGCAGATCCGTCTCGACACGTTGGACGACGCCATGGTCTGCGCCCCGGTGCTCGAAGCCAAGCTGCGCGAGCTGACCACCACCGGCGTGCCCGCCGAAGTCACGGGCGAGCTGGACCCGCACACCGAAAAGCCGATCCTGCGCATCAGCCGCCACCACCACGGCAACATCAAGAGCTCCATCCTGACGCAGGAGTTTGTCGAAGGCCAGGACTACGCGGCGCTGGCCGCCGAAGCCCAGAACTTCCACGGTCTGCTCGCCGAAGGCGCCAAGGTCACCCGTGGCGAAGGCGAAAAAGCCAAGATGGAAAAAGTGACCGACTTCCGCCAGGCCATGCAGTGGCTCATCAGCGAAGCCGAACGCACCACCGCCCGCCAGCGCTACAAGGGCCTGGGCGAAATGAACCCCGAGCAGCTGTGGGAAACCACGATGGACCCCCAAGTCCGCAGCCTGCTGCAGGTCAAAGTCGGCGACGCCATCGAAGCCGACCGCGTCTTCACGATGCTGATGGGCGACGAGGTCGAGCCCCGCCGCGACTTTATCGAGACCAATGCATTGCGGGCGGGGAATATTGATGTGTGA
- the dnaN gene encoding DNA polymerase III subunit beta, producing MIVLKATQDKVIAVLQSVAGIVERRHTLPILANVLIRKTGNALQLTTSDLEIQIRTTAELGGDMGDFTTTVGARKLIDILKTMPSDQTVSLETQQSKMILKGGKSRFTLQTLPAEDFPLVQEAPSFGPVFSVPQKVLKDLMGQVSFAMAVQDIRYYLNGILFVAEGNTLSLVATDGHRLAFASATLDVEVPKQEVILPRKTVLELQRLLSDASGDNQPVIEMQFASNQARFTFAGMEFVTKLVEGKFPDYNRVIPRNHPNSITLGRAPLLASMQRTAIMTSDKFKGVRLTIEPGTLRIAANNAEQEEAVDELDIDYGGPAVEVGFNVTYLIDVLSNMGQDMVRIDFADNNNSALITNPENDTFKYVVMPMRM from the coding sequence ATGATTGTTCTGAAGGCCACACAAGACAAAGTCATCGCAGTACTGCAGTCGGTCGCCGGTATTGTCGAGCGGCGCCACACTTTGCCGATTCTGGCCAACGTGCTGATCCGCAAGACCGGCAATGCGCTGCAGCTGACCACCAGCGACCTGGAAATCCAGATCCGCACCACGGCCGAGCTGGGCGGTGACATGGGTGACTTCACCACCACCGTGGGCGCGCGCAAGCTGATCGACATCCTGAAGACCATGCCCAGCGACCAGACCGTGAGCCTGGAGACGCAGCAGTCCAAGATGATCCTCAAGGGCGGCAAGAGCCGCTTCACCTTGCAGACCCTGCCGGCAGAAGACTTCCCGCTGGTGCAGGAAGCACCCTCGTTCGGCCCCGTGTTCAGCGTGCCGCAAAAGGTGCTCAAGGACCTGATGGGCCAGGTCTCGTTCGCGATGGCTGTGCAGGATATCCGTTACTACCTGAACGGCATCCTGTTCGTGGCCGAGGGCAACACGCTGAGCCTGGTGGCCACCGACGGCCACCGCCTGGCCTTTGCCAGCGCCACCCTGGATGTGGAAGTGCCCAAGCAGGAAGTGATTCTGCCGCGCAAGACCGTGCTGGAGCTCCAGCGCCTGCTGTCGGACGCCAGCGGCGACAACCAGCCCGTCATCGAGATGCAGTTCGCCAGCAACCAGGCGCGCTTTACCTTTGCCGGCATGGAGTTCGTCACCAAGCTGGTCGAGGGCAAGTTCCCCGACTACAACCGCGTCATCCCGCGCAACCACCCCAACAGCATCACGCTGGGCCGCGCGCCACTGCTGGCCAGCATGCAGCGCACGGCCATCATGACCAGCGACAAGTTCAAGGGCGTGCGCCTGACCATCGAGCCCGGCACCCTGCGCATTGCAGCCAACAACGCCGAGCAGGAAGAGGCGGTGGATGAGCTCGATATCGACTACGGCGGCCCGGCCGTTGAAGTCGGCTTCAACGTCACCTACCTGATCGATGTGCTCTCCAACATGGGCCAGGACATGGTGCGCATCGACTTTGCCGACAACAACAACTCGGCGCTGATCACCAACCCGGAAAACGACACCTTCAAGTACGTGGTCATGCCGATGCGCATGTAA
- the dnaA gene encoding chromosomal replication initiator protein DnaA produces the protein MDEASLGQGLWRAVVEQLAQEMPEQQFNTWIKPLTAVVSDDLSKVTLYVANRFKLDWIRAQYTGRLAAMLEETYGQPVAIELAIAQRDAAVRTVVRPPVRSGGALAASAQGSGTSSGMGLGPSYGPASRNPGQAAANAAEQYRNSIQISDASPAPHTGQASSAEGDTGNASGNFRNRLNPVLTFDTLVEGTANRMARSAAMHVAASPGHLYNPLFIYGGVGLGKTHLVHAVGNKLLADNPDAKVLYIHAEQFVSDVVKSYQRRTFDEFKERYHSLDLLLIDDVQFFANKDRTQEEFFNAFEALLAKKSHIVMTSDTYPKGLANIHERLVSRFDSGLTVAIEPPELEMRVAILINKSRVEGTEMPEEVAFFVAKNVRSNVRELEGALRKILAYSRFNQKEISIQLAREALRDLLSIQNRQISVENIQKTVADYYKIKVADMYSKKRPASIARPRQIAMYLAKELTQKSLPEIGELFGGRDHTTVLHAVRKIGGERQQLTELNQQLHVLEQTLKG, from the coding sequence ATGGATGAAGCCAGCCTGGGCCAAGGTTTGTGGCGTGCAGTTGTAGAGCAACTCGCCCAAGAAATGCCCGAGCAACAGTTCAACACCTGGATCAAGCCGCTGACCGCTGTCGTGTCGGACGACTTGTCCAAGGTCACGCTCTATGTGGCCAACCGTTTCAAGCTCGACTGGATTCGCGCCCAATACACCGGCCGCCTGGCCGCCATGCTGGAGGAAACCTACGGACAACCGGTGGCCATCGAGTTGGCCATTGCCCAGCGAGATGCGGCCGTGCGCACCGTTGTGCGCCCACCGGTGCGCAGCGGTGGTGCGCTTGCAGCGTCGGCTCAGGGCAGTGGCACCTCGTCAGGCATGGGCCTGGGGCCGTCCTACGGGCCAGCTAGCCGCAACCCCGGCCAGGCTGCCGCCAACGCGGCCGAGCAGTACCGCAACAGCATCCAGATCAGCGACGCCAGCCCCGCGCCCCATACGGGCCAGGCCAGCAGCGCCGAGGGTGATACCGGCAATGCCAGTGGCAACTTCCGCAACCGCCTGAACCCGGTGCTCACGTTTGACACGCTGGTCGAAGGTACTGCCAACCGCATGGCGCGCTCGGCGGCCATGCATGTGGCGGCGTCTCCCGGACATCTGTACAACCCCTTGTTCATCTACGGCGGCGTTGGTCTGGGTAAGACCCACCTGGTGCATGCCGTGGGCAACAAGCTGCTGGCCGACAACCCGGACGCCAAAGTTCTCTACATCCATGCCGAGCAGTTCGTTTCGGATGTGGTCAAGTCCTACCAGCGCCGCACCTTTGACGAGTTCAAGGAGCGCTACCACTCGCTCGATCTGCTGCTGATCGACGATGTGCAGTTTTTCGCCAACAAGGACCGCACGCAGGAAGAGTTCTTCAACGCCTTTGAAGCGCTGCTGGCCAAGAAGAGCCACATCGTGATGACGTCTGACACCTATCCCAAGGGTCTGGCCAACATCCACGAGCGCCTGGTCTCGCGCTTTGACTCGGGCCTGACGGTGGCTATCGAGCCGCCCGAGCTGGAGATGCGCGTTGCCATTCTGATCAACAAGTCGCGCGTCGAAGGCACCGAGATGCCCGAGGAAGTGGCCTTCTTCGTGGCCAAGAACGTGCGCTCCAATGTGCGCGAGCTCGAAGGCGCGCTGCGCAAGATCCTCGCCTACTCGCGCTTCAACCAGAAGGAAATCTCCATCCAGCTGGCGCGCGAGGCGCTGCGCGATCTGCTCTCGATCCAGAACCGCCAGATCAGCGTGGAAAACATCCAAAAGACCGTGGCGGACTACTACAAGATCAAGGTCGCCGACATGTACAGCAAAAAGCGCCCGGCCAGCATTGCCCGTCCGCGCCAGATTGCCATGTACCTGGCCAAGGAGCTGACCCAGAAAAGCCTGCCGGAAATCGGCGAGCTTTTTGGCGGCCGCGACCACACCACCGTGCTGCACGCGGTGCGCAAGATCGGTGGCGAGCGCCAGCAATTGACCGAGCTGAACCAGCAATTGCACGTGCTGGAGCAGACCCTCAAGGGCTAG
- the rpmH gene encoding 50S ribosomal protein L34, whose product MKRTYQPSKVRRARTHGFLVRMKTKGGRAVINARRAKGRKRLGL is encoded by the coding sequence ATGAAACGTACTTACCAACCTTCCAAAGTTCGCCGCGCCCGTACCCACGGTTTCCTCGTCCGTATGAAGACCAAGGGTGGCCGCGCTGTTATCAACGCACGCCGCGCCAAGGGCCGCAAGCGTCTGGGCCTGTAA